In the genome of Dioscorea cayenensis subsp. rotundata cultivar TDr96_F1 chromosome 1, TDr96_F1_v2_PseudoChromosome.rev07_lg8_w22 25.fasta, whole genome shotgun sequence, one region contains:
- the LOC120259196 gene encoding pentatricopeptide repeat-containing protein At2g17140 produces MSFRAADLCILLRALSGDAVLSWRLFIHHLLSSPLPPSPPSIAALSSTLVRFAMLPHLHHLHLILLHLPNSLPCLLSFAYCAVRSHLFPFSFSLSLLQSLRPLPPPVHLYNILLESSLRSGHPEHVEIIYKDMIFAGVSPETYILNVMMRSLCDSGRLDEARMVFDKMHAKGCCPNVYSFGILVCGYCRAGLSCEGLEVVEGMGKFGLVPNLVIWNTLVSGFCREGRVGEAERVVEMMGMAGMVPNVVTFNARISALCKAGMVLEAYGIFKDMEDGGAELELPKPNKVTYDVMLDGFCKGGMVEEARALLDAIKSSEFSVDLVTYNIWLCGLVRNGRLLEAHSLLEEMAREGLEPNLYSYNIVIDGLCKEGMLFVARSVMSLMRSKGILPDIVTYSTLLHGYCTKWKVLRANMILEEMVKDGCFPNNVTCNILLQSLWKKGRTLEAEGLMQKMNEKGYGLDIVSCNIVLDGLCKNGELDKAMDIISGMWLHGSAALGELGNAFRGLVDNQNGGQKCVPDRITYSILINNLCKAGRMDEAKKKFIEMLAKKLAPDSVIYDTFVHAYCKCGKMTSAFKVLRDMEKKGCKPSTRTYNLLIWGLVNKHQMDQIHNLMNEMQIKGILPDVCTYNNLIQSLCEEGKMKEAALLLEEMSGKDIVANVYSFILLIKAFCKSGDFDSAEDLFQRALTTCGQKPSLYSLMCNEFCMSGKLSEAKELLQTAIDIGISVERFSYKFLIEELCKGDRLDDARSLLSLMIDRGCVFNPATFMPVIDALVERRDKTEADRLSELMMNMASRPEESNIGLAHPDNQSYAKIVSGSRYNENESHLKHLKQDSAPGSDWHNLLHRDDGGGIALKVLKRVQKGWGHGSVRHPQRWQLDLYDHSDDAG; encoded by the exons ATGAGCTTCCGCGCCGCCGATCTCTGCATTCTACTCCGAGCCCTTTCCGGCGACGCCGTCCTCTCATGGCGCCTCTTCATCCACCACCTCCTCTCCTCCCCTCTCCCTCCCTCTCCTCCCTCCATTGCCGCCCTCTCCTCCACCCTTGTTCGCTTCGCCATGCTCCCACACCTCCACCACCTCCACCTCATCCTCCTACACCTCCCCAATTCCCTTCCTTGCCTTCTCTCCTTTGCTTACTGCGCCGTTCGTTCCCATCTCTTTCCCTTCTCCTTTTCCCTTTCTCTTCTCCAATCCCTCCGCCCCCTTCCTCCCCCTGTCCACCTCTACAACATTCTCCTCGAATCCTCCCTCCGCTCGGGCCACCCCGAGCACGTCGAGATAATTTATAAAGATATGATCTTTGCCGGTGTTTCGCCGGAGACGTACATTCTCAATGTTATGATGCGTTCCCTGTGTGATTCCGGGCGTCTTGATGAAGCCCGCATGGTGTTTGATAAAATGCATGCAAAGGGTTGCTGCCCCAATGTGTACAGTTTTGGGATTCTTGTTTGTGGGTATTGTAGAGCTGGGTTGAGTTGTGAAGGGCTGGAGGTGGTGGAGGGGATGGGGAAGTTTGGATTGGTGCCGAATTTGGTGATTTGGAACACTTTGGTATCTGGGTTTTGTAGGGAGGGGCGGGTTGGTGAGGCAGAGAGGGTTGTGGAGATGATGGGGATGGCGGGAATGGTTCCAAATGTGGTCACTTTCAATGCGAGGATATCGGCGCTTTGCAAGGCTGGGATGGTTTTAGAGGCTTATGGAATTTTCAAAGATATGGAAGATGGTGGTGCAGAGTTGGAGTTGCCGAAGCCCAACAAGGTAACTTATGATGTGATGCTTGATGGTTTTTGCAAGGGAGGGATGGTGGAGGAGGCCAGGGCATTGCTGGATGCAATCAAAAGCAGCGAGTTTTCTGTAGATTTAGTTACCTACAATATTTGGTTGTGTGGGTTGGTGAGGAATGGAAGACTTTTGGAGGCGCATTCATTGTTGGAGGAGATGGCTAGAGAGGGATTAGAGCCTAATTTATATTCTTATAACATTGTTATCGATGGCCTTTGTAAGGAGGGGATGCTTTTTGTTGCTCGTTCTGTGATGAGTTTAATGAGGAGCAAGGGAATATTGCCGGATATAGTTACTTATAGCACTTTGCTTCATGGTTATTGCACTAAATGGAAGGTTTTGAGGGCCAATATGATTCTTGAGGAGATGGTGAAAGACGGGTGCTTTCCGAACAATGTTACTTGCAATATCTTGTTGCAGAGTTTGTGGAAGAAGGGGAGGACACTAGAAGCAGAGGGCTTGATGCAAAAGATGAATGAGAAGGGATATGGTTTAGATATAGTGAGCTGCAATATTGTTCTTGATGGCCTTTGTAAAAATGGGGAGTTGGATAAAGCTATGGATATCATCAGCGGAATGTGGCTCCATGGAAGTGCAGCTCTTGGTGAACTTGGAAATGCATTTCGTGGTCTGGTGGACAATCAGAATGGTGGGCAAAAATGTGTGCCTGATAGGATCACTTAttcaattttgattaataatctGTGCAAGGCAGGTAGGATGGATGAAGCTaagaagaaatttattgaaatgcTTGCAAAGAAACTTGCTCCTGATTCAGTCATCTATGACACTTTCGTACATGCCTATTGTAAATGTGGCAAAATGACCTCGGCTTTCAAAGTTCTGAGGGACATGGAGAAGAAGGGGTGCAAACCAAGCACAAGGACTTACAACTTGCTCATTTGGGGTTTGGTTAATAAGCACCAAATGGATCAAATTCATAATTTGATGAATGAGATGCAAATTAAAGGGATTCTTCCTGATGTTTGtacttataataatttaattcagtCTCTCTGTGAAGAAGGAAAGATGAAAGAAGCTGCCTTACTTCTGGAGGAGATGTCTGGGAAGGATATTGTTGCAAATGTTTATTCTTTCATCTTGTTGATCAAGGCCTTCTGCAAGTCTGGTGATTTTGATTCAGCTGAAGACTTGTTCCAGAGAGCTTTGACTACATGTGGCCAAAAGCCATCACTCTATAGCTTAATGTGCAATGAGTTTTGTATGTCTGGAAAACTATCAGAGGCCAAGGAACTGCTTCAGACTGCTATTGATATAGGAATATCTGTAGAGCGCTTCTCATACAAATTTCTTATTGAAGAATTGTGCAAAGGAGATAGGCTGGATGATGCACGGAGCTTACTTAGCTTGATGATTGACAGAGGCTGTGTATTTAATCCTGCAACGTTCATGCCGGTGATTGATGCTTTGGTTGAAAGGAGAGATAAGACTGAGGCTGATAGACTCTCAGAACTGATGATGAACATGGCATCCCGGCCTGAAGAATCAAATATTGGTCTTGCCCATCCGGACAATCAGAGCTATGCAAAAATTGTTTCTGGTTCACGATACAATGAGAATGAATCACATTTGAAGCATCTAAAGCAAGATAGTGCCCCTGGAAGTGATTGGCACAATTTATTGCATAG AGATGATGGCGGTGGGATAGCACTAAAAGTCCTTAAGAGAGTGCAGAAAGGCTGGGGTCATGGAAGTGTTCGCCATCCACAGCGTTGGCAATT
- the LOC120265030 gene encoding putative 4-hydroxy-4-methyl-2-oxoglutarate aldolase 2, translating to MALPLATAEACDANPHLISNGDLRALQPIFQIYGRRQVFSGPIVTLKVFEDNVLIREFLEERGNGRVLVVDGGASLRCAILGGNPVQQAQNNGWAGIVINGCIRDVDEINGCDIGVRALASHPMKAYKKGIGEKHVPINIAGTRICDGEWLYADTDGILISRSELSV from the coding sequence ATGGCTTTACCACTGGCAACTGCTGAAGCATGTGATGCTAACCCTCATCTCATCTCTAATGGAGACCTTCGTGCTCTTCAACCCATTTTCCAAATCTATGGCCGACGTCAAGTCTTCTCAGGACCAATTGTCACCTTGAAGGTCTTTGAGGACAATGTTCTTATCCGTGAATTCCTCGAAGAGAGAGGCAACGGCCGGGTTTTAGTAGTCGATGGTGGTGCTAGCTTGCGGTGTGCAATCTTAGGTGGTAACCCTGTTCAACAAGCTCAAAACAATGGGTGGGCTGGCATTGTGATCAACGGGTGCATCAGAGACGTCGATGAGATCAATGGTTGTGATATCGGAGTAAGAGCTTTAGCTTCGCACCCGATGAAAGCTTATAAGAAGGGAATTGGAGAGAAACATGTGCCTATTAATATTGCAGGAACTAGAATTTGTGATGGAGAATGGCTCTATGCTGATACTGATGGCATTCTTATTTCTCGGTCTGAGCTTTCTGTTTGA
- the LOC120279896 gene encoding uncharacterized protein LOC120279896 encodes MDKMGNVVLDLENPTQPSDKCCSGSPKMTRVLSRKFSCRMERQNGEEQEADETIKKLVVNVVPSQLELLKQPSMLNKGMTPLNSPCLPEAGDGRHRRFNRFTIHPNKILLFLATVSSMGTMILIYFTLAIYLRGEE; translated from the exons ATGGATAAAATGGGGAATGTTGTTTTGGATCTCGAAAACCCTACACAACCCTCTGATAAATGCTGTTCCGGAAGTCCAAAGATGACT AGAGTTCTCTCTCGAAAATTTTCGTGTCGTATGGAGAGACAGAATGGTGAAGAGCAAGAAGCCGATGAAACAATCAAGAAGCTTGTGGTTAATg TGGTGCCTTCCCAGCTCGAGCTGTTGAAACAGCCATCAATGCTGAACAAAGGTATGACTCCATTGAACAGCCCTTGCCTGCCCGAAGCCGGAGACGGCAGACACAGGAGATTTAATCGCTTCACAATCCATCCGAACAAAATCCTACTCTTCTTGGCTACTGT ATCAAGCATGGGAACGATGATTCTCATATATTTCACTCTCGCGATTTATTTAAGAGGCGAAGAGTAG